One Stigmatopora nigra isolate UIUO_SnigA chromosome 1, RoL_Snig_1.1, whole genome shotgun sequence DNA segment encodes these proteins:
- the tspan2b gene encoding CD9 antigen gives MGKVEGGMKCVKYLLFVFNFLFWLMGSFVLAVGLWLRFDPETVSLLNGEKAPDTYFIGVYILIGAGSLVMLVGFFGCCGAVRESQCLLGSFFACLLIIFGAEVAAGVFGFLNKDKIIEDVQNFYTTTYNENINSTLIISYQKVLNCCGTLANNCSDQELAIKDCETGIKDFFNTKLYIIGYVGIGIAGIMIIGMIFSMVLCCAVRNSREVI, from the exons ATGGGGAAAGTGGAAGGAGGGATGAAATGTGTGAAATATCTTCTGTTCGTATTCAACTTCTTGTTTTGG TTGATGGGATCCTTTGTTCTGGCTGTGGGACTTTGGTTACGTTTTGACCCGGAAACTGTATCCTTGCTCAATGGCGAGAAGGCACCAGACACATACTTCATAG GTGTGTATATCCTGATCGGTGCTGGGAGTCTGGTGATGTTGGTGGGTTTCTTTGGCTGTTGTGGAGCTGTTCGAGAATCACAGTGTCTGCTTGGTTCG TTCTTCGCCTGTTTGTTGATCATCTTTGGAGCTGAGGTGGCAGCAGGTGTGTTTGGATTCCTTAACAAAGACAAG ATCATCGAAGACGTTCAAAACTTCTATACTACAACTTACAATGAAAATATTAACAGCACATTGATCATCTCATACCAGAAAGTA CTCAACTGCTGTGGGACACTAGCAAACAATTGCTCCGATCAAGAATTAGCTATAAAG GACTGTGAAACCGGTATCAAAGATTTCTTCAATACTAAACTTTACATCATTGGGTATGTTGGTATTGGCATCGCTGGGATCATG ATCATCGGGATGATCTTCAGTATGGTACTCTGCTGTGCTGTACGCAACAGTAGGGAGGTCATCTGA
- the LOC144204939 gene encoding mitochondrial glutamate carrier 1-like, translating into MAQKQQHISLPAKLINGGIAGMVGVTCVFPVDLAKTRLQNQRSGQQLYKNMMDCLIKTVKSEGYFGMYRGAAVNLTLVTPEKAIKLAANDFFRHKLSKEGCKLTVFKEMLAGCFAGMCQVVVTTPMEMLKIQLQDAGRLAAQQRVMPSVVTTLKMGGTNAVPSRSYNASTAPQVRKVSATQITKDLLKTKGVTGLYRGLGATLMRDIPFSVVYFPLFAHLHQLGQHSSENPKVPFYWSFVSGCMAGLVAAVAVSPCDVVKTRLQSLKNGTNEETYNGVVDCVRKIMRKEGPSAFLKGASCRALVIAPLFGIAQVVYFVGVGEMLLGYTPYSICSA; encoded by the exons ATGGCCCAAAAGCAACAACACATAAG CCTTCCAGCCAAACTGATTAATGGAGGTATAGCAGGCATGGTTGGAGTCACCTGTGTATTCCCGGTTGATCTGGCCAAGACACGCTTGCAAAATCAACGCAGCGGTCAGCAACTCTACAAGAATAT GATGGACTGTCTCATAAAGACAGTAAAATCTGAGGGTTACTTTGGCATGTATAGAG GTGCTGCTGTCAATCTCACCCTTGTGACTCCAGAGAAGGCCATTAAACTTGctgcaaatgatttttttcgaCACAAATTAAGCAAAGAAGG TTGTAAGCTGACGGTTTTCAAGGAGATGTTGGCGGGGTGCTTTGCTGGAATGTGCCAGGTCGTTGTCACCACACCTATGGAGATGCTCAAGATCCAGCTTCAGGATGCCGGCAGGCTCG CTGCGCAGCAGAGGGTGATGCCAAGTGTGGTAACAACTCTAAAGATGGGTGGAACCAATGCTGTCCCCAGTCGTTCTTATAACGCTAGCACTGCGCCTCAGGTTAGGAAAGTATCAGCTACACAGATCACAAAAGACCTGCTGAAGACCAAAGGTGTGACAGGGTTGTACAGAGGACTTGGGGCCACATTAATGCG GGACATTCCCTTCTCGGTTGTCTACTTCCCTCTTTTTGCTCACCTGCACCAGCTTGGTCAGCATTCATCCGAAAACCCCAAAGTGCCTTTTTATTGGTCCTTTGTCTCTGGATGCATGGCTGGATTAGTCGCAGCAGTCGCTGTCAGTCCTTGTGACG TGGTCAAAACAAGACTTCAGTCCCTGAAAAATGGAACTAATGAGGAAACGTACAATGGGGTGGTAGATTGCGTCAG aaAGATCATGAGAAAGGAGGGTCCTTCTGCTTTCTTGAAGGGGGCCAGTTGCCGAGCTCTTGTCATAGCACCTCTTTTTGGCATCGCCCAGGTCGTGTACTTTGTAGGTGTTGGAGAGATGTTGCTTGGTTACACACCTTATAGCATCTGTTCAGCATAG
- the ngfa gene encoding neurotrophin-7, translated as MRSSPLVLVLLIGAQAVLNMGGGLAQFAGKANHKAGQQTKANHSVGQQRQTALLTADVHRTSHHRTKRRHREASHIPDPSVTVVDPKLFSKRRYRSSPRVVFSEVPPSHDALEGEGYDIEGVRGIRVKRRAGLHNMHRGEYSVCDSINTWVGNMTRATDIAGNEVTVLPNVTINNVVKKQFFYETTCRTPTRRGSGLVKGGKMGGRGGKQSSKASNSGCLGIDSRHWNSYCTNTHIFVSALTSFKERTAWRFIRINAACVCVLSRKSWAGRLVH; from the coding sequence ATGAGGTCGTCACCACTGGTCCTGGTCCTCCTGATCGGCGCCCAGGCTGTACTGAACATGGGAGGTGGACTGGCCCAGTTTGCCGGGAAAGCCAACCACAAAGCGGGACAGCAGACGAAAGCCAATCACTCAGTCGGACAGCAGCGGCAGACGGCCTTGCTGACAGCTGATGTTCACAGGACCAGCCACCACAGGACCAAGCGGCGTCACCGGGAAGCCTCGCACATCCCTGACCCCTCCGTAACTGTGGTTGACCCCAAGCTTTTTTCCAAGAGACGGTACCGTTCCTCACCGAGGGTTGTCTTCAGTGAAGTACCGCCGTCACACGACGCCCTGGAGGGCGAGGGCTATGACATTGAAGGAGTGCGGGGGATTCGAGTGAAGCGCAGAGCAGGCTTGCACAACATGCACAGAGGAGAGTACTCGGTGTGCGACAGCATTAACACCTGGGTGGGCAACATGACCCGGGCCACAGACATCGCTGGGAATGAAGTGACCGTGCTGCCCAACGTCACAATCAACAATGTGGTGAAGAAGCAATTCTTCTATGAGACTACCTGCCGGACCCCAACGCGAAGGGGCTCGGGATTAGTAAAGGGAGGAAAGATGGGAGGGCGAGGTGGCAAACAGAGCTCCAAAGCGAGCAATTCGGGCTGTCTCGGCATTGACAGTCGCCACTGGAACTCCTATtgcaccaacacacacatattTGTGAGTGCCCTCACTAGCTTCAAGGAACGGACAGCTTGGCGTTTCATCCGCATCAACGCGGCATGCGTGTGTGTACTCAGCAGGAAGTCTTGGGCGGGCCGGCTGGTACACTGA